GTCTGCCTTGGCCGCACAACTGCAAGGCGGGCATCTGCCATTCGTGTCGCTGTCAATTGGAGCAGGGTGAAGTCTATGTGCGGCGGGACAAAACCCTGTTCATGACACCAGAAGAGCCCGAAGAGCCGAACACCATACTGGCCTGCCAGAGCGAGCCCCGCAGTGACCTGCGCGTGCATGTGGACGCGCGCGGGAATCGGCCGATCGCTTAGGCTGCAACATCTTGGAGAGCGGGTGCGACGACTCGGCGCTTTGGTTTCTTAAATGGTGTGCACATCCAGCGATTGAGCCAAAACGCGCGTCCCTTGGACATCCTGCTGCAACTACGGTTTCCGTCGGGAATAGCGGCTTCTCGGGTTGAAGCTATTTTCAGCGGATGAACTGCTCAATCACGCTATCTGCACCAATGAGGGGAATGATGCGTAGCAGAACCTGTTCCATCACGCCGGCCTCTGCATGAGTAATGAACTTCGCTTTGCGCTCTTTCCAAGATAGCGTTTGAATGAGGCTGGCTGCCACCACTGACCGTTGATCCAAGTTGCCAATTGGAACTTCGGTAGGACCGCCACGAATACTGGTGCTGATTGGGCAGCAAATGAGCAAGCCCGTTTTCTGGTTGTACGCTTTGGATGACAGCACCAGGGTGGGGCGGTACTTGCCGACCTCCTTTCCCTTGGTGGGCTCAAAATCCAGCCAAGTTACGTCGTTACGCGCGGGAACGTAGTGGCCGGCCATTACTCCCCAACTTCCGAGTCGATTGGTGCAGTAATTTCGTCAGCGTGAGCGGTGTGCGCGTCGAGACCTGCTAACAGCGCAGCCTCGGTAAACGGAAGACGAAGGTTTTTGAGGCGCGGACCGGTAGGTTCAATAATGATGCGGCCATCTTTGGCCTCAATGCGAATTGTGCTGTTCACGGCGAGGCCCGTTTCGGAAAGTATGCCGGCGGGAATCCTCACCGCAGCGCTGTTGCCCCACTTGTTGATCTGGCTGTCCATGACTGCCTCATGAGCTGTTACTGCTACGAGTCGCTACGCTATCACAGGCATGAAATGTGTCAACTATGTAGATACATATGTGTGCGTGTAGGGTCACCGGGCTCAGCGAGCACCATCAGGGGCGAATGCCACTCCCGCGCCTCCCTCATGGCTGTGGTTACCCATAAAAAACGAGCCAGTGAGCGAGCTGCACTGTCGCTTGACGAGGCAAGAACACCTGGCACCACTGTCATGAGTGCTGAGACTTTTGTTGTTTATGCAAGGCGCAGCGATGCGCGAGTGAACCACGCATAATCCTCACATGGATAAATTCGACCGCATCTACGAACTCCATCGGCTTTTCGCCGGGCGCCGAGTGCCTATCTCCATGGACGAGATCATGACGCGCATGGAGTGTTCCAAAGCCACTGCTAAGCGCGGCATCGAAACCCTGCGCGATCAGCTCAACGCGCCTTTAGTGTATGACCGTGACCGCGGCGGCTATCTCTACGCCGCTGGCCAGGATGCCTGGGAGCTTCCTGGCCTCTGGCTCACCAGCCGCGAACTGGTTGCCATGTTGGCGGCCATCAAGTTTCTGAACGAGTCCGGCCAGGGCGTGGTGAGCGAGATGCTGCGTCCTTTCCGGCAGAAGCTGGAAACCATTCTGGCCGGTAAATACACCGGTGCCGGCGAGCTTATCAAGCGGGTGAAGATTCTCTCGATGAATGCGCGCCCCCAAGGAGACTGGTTCCATGTGGTTGCCGAGGCCGTCGCCCGCCGCCGCCAGCTGCATATGCACTACCACGACCGCGCTCGCGACACCCGCAGCGAGCGAACCGTGTCACCTCAGCGCCTGGTGCACTATCGCGATGTTTGGTATCTCGACGCCTGGTGTCATAGCCGTGAGGGGCTGCGGACTTTTTCGCTAGACCGTGTCTCCAACGCTCGCGTTCTCACCGACAAAGCCAAGGATGTGGGTGAAGCTCAACTCGATGCCGAGCTCGCCTCGAGCTATGGCATTTTTTCCGGGCCAGCACGTGACCGCGCGGTACTGATCTTCAGCGCCGAGGCCGCCCGCTGGGTGCAGGCCGAAACCTGGCACCGAGACCAAAAGGGTGAAGAACTGCCGGACGGGCGGTATCGCCTGGAGGTTCCTTTTAGTAACCCCACAGAGCTGGTGCGCGATCTGCTGCGCTACGGAGCGGAGGTTCTGGTCGAGTCGCCGATGGAGCTACGCAAAGCTGTGCAGGGCAACCTGCAGCGCGCTCTCGCGCAGTACTCCAAAGACTAGCCGCCTCTCGAGGAGGCGGCGGAGGCTCATGCGCCTTTTAAGCGGCGTGCGCAGATTTTTTCTCGACCAGTTTAGGTCCATATTTGGCTTCGGCCAGAATCATCCGGGCCGCTTTTTCGCCGATGGCCATGCAGGGGGCATTGGTATTACCGCGCAGGATGGTGGGCATAATGCTGGC
This genomic interval from Oceanococcus sp. HetDA_MAG_MS8 contains the following:
- a CDS encoding (2Fe-2S)-binding protein yields the protein MWRVLHQSTSPPVVHTVRIGPSGRELLVASNQSILEAALAEGLPWPHNCKAGICHSCRCQLEQGEVYVRRDKTLFMTPEEPEEPNTILACQSEPRSDLRVHVDARGNRPIA
- a CDS encoding type II toxin-antitoxin system PemK/MazF family toxin; the encoded protein is MAGHYVPARNDVTWLDFEPTKGKEVGKYRPTLVLSSKAYNQKTGLLICCPISTSIRGGPTEVPIGNLDQRSVVAASLIQTLSWKERKAKFITHAEAGVMEQVLLRIIPLIGADSVIEQFIR
- a CDS encoding AbrB/MazE/SpoVT family DNA-binding domain-containing protein, giving the protein MDSQINKWGNSAAVRIPAGILSETGLAVNSTIRIEAKDGRIIIEPTGPRLKNLRLPFTEAALLAGLDAHTAHADEITAPIDSEVGE
- a CDS encoding WYL domain-containing protein yields the protein MDKFDRIYELHRLFAGRRVPISMDEIMTRMECSKATAKRGIETLRDQLNAPLVYDRDRGGYLYAAGQDAWELPGLWLTSRELVAMLAAIKFLNESGQGVVSEMLRPFRQKLETILAGKYTGAGELIKRVKILSMNARPQGDWFHVVAEAVARRRQLHMHYHDRARDTRSERTVSPQRLVHYRDVWYLDAWCHSREGLRTFSLDRVSNARVLTDKAKDVGEAQLDAELASSYGIFSGPARDRAVLIFSAEAARWVQAETWHRDQKGEELPDGRYRLEVPFSNPTELVRDLLRYGAEVLVESPMELRKAVQGNLQRALAQYSKD